gtaaaaatttattaagttgaATGTATCCCAATTGTACTTTAATTCCTGATTGTagattaattgttttaattctgccctttttatttatatttttaaaatacatttgtatattttaactattaatttttaaaaagagaaaaggaacgTAGCTAAAGTGTAAAAAGTGCAATTGTAAAAAGAACAGTATTGCaaagaattaataaacaatatgaaCTTACGTTAATTTACGAttactcaatttaataatttaatttaaccgtGCTCTCACTTTATTTCTTGTTACTTATTCTCTCTGAAGATCGAATGTATTTAATcgtatgtatttaatttttaatgcaacaAGTGCAATAAAAAGCAACGCTGATCATTTCAATGTGCAGGGCAGTGCATTGCATATAACAGACAACtcgatatttgtaaataaatataaacataaattaccGAGAAgacaatgaaaattatttaaataattttagtctCCTAGCaatcgattttttatttaacctttaatttttattcggaCAAAAACGGACACGAACAGTTGTCAATGGTTTAATACCAATACGACCGTACGTCGCTTACTGTCAACATGTCAAGAACAGGAACGAAACTCGATGCAAAGAAAGTGGCAAGTGTCACActattttttacgaaatatttacaTACTATCGTTCATCGTTAATGGAGTGCGTTTGATTCTTTCACGTCTGTCTCAAATACAAGATTAATATCGAACGGAATTTGAGGTTATGATTATGTAAATCTTTATGggatatattttttagaatatatttcatACGATCTCTTTTACGTAGTTGACAGTCGTTCACCAAGAATCGATGATAATTAACAAATCTGATTTGTTAATTATCAAAGCTAACATTGTTAAACCTGTGAAGACACAAATATACCCTTTATTATATTTaggatacttttaaaaatatagatatctTTTTAATACTATCGTTTTCCAAGAATGGATAATAATATCAGAGTCTCAATAAAGCTAACATTGTTAAATTTAGTTAGCTCGTAATAGCCTAATAGATACCAAATTTCAAGGCACACATATTCATGCTTTAGATATTGATATCGAATTGAGTTATAGAACTATAACATTGTTCTTTTTTCATTACAGAACTCTGAACTGTTCACTCTGACTTATGGTGCACTTGTAGCCCAGTTACTCCAGGATTATGAAAACGTGGACGACGTTAACAAACAGCTGGAAAGAATGGGATACAACATTGGGATACGGCTGATAGAGGACTTTCTGGCGAGGACTGGCTCCGGCCGATGCTACGATTTCAGAGACACAGCCGAGAAGATTCAAAGCGGTTTCAAGATATTTCTAGGCATAACGCCATCGATCACAAACTGGAGCCCAGCTGGCGACGAGTTTTCCCTTTGCTTCGAAACGAATCCTCTGACGGAATTCGCAGAATTACCAGATAATTATTCGAATCTCAAGTACTGTAACATTCTGCCTGGCGTGCTCAGAGGTGCCTGCGAAATGGTGCAAATGGAGGTCGCCTGCTGGTTTGTGCAGGATCAGCTCAAGAACGACAATGTCACGGAACTGCGGGTGAAATTTGTCAAGAGGCTAGAGGATGCAATACCAGCAGGCGAAGATTAAACGCATTCATTATCCAAATATGTACAAGCGATATCTACGTATTTGTCAATTTAATGATAAAGTATCTTGTATCTTTAAGTTtgatatgttataataattaggCGTATATTTCCAATGCTTGCATTCCGCATACTTTCGAGTAAAAGTAATATATGGTGGATTTCATATTAATGTTCGCAACGATAGTGAGAATACGCAATACATACCAAGTTTGTTTAACATTGATTCCCGAGTTATTTCCTATCTTCTGTTagtataaaaaatcttttttatatagtaattcctaagactgtaaaaaatttaaaggagTTATATACTTTGACTTGTGAAGAAAAGATCCtataaactgtaaaaaatgtatcttaaagttttcaaaatacaGGATGGTaaagttgagaaaaaaatatgaaaattaaaaaaaaacgcttagaaatatatttttaatggtaTGCTTATAtaggaataagaattaatttccagtacaaacaaaacatttttaaatccaCCAGGGGAGTTTGTATGGATAATCATATtaagttttttgaaattaaaaaatggtacactaaagttttttttttaatagtttaacaattttttgaaattataaaaattgtctcTTACGTTTCTTTCCGTTTTGTCTttgaaaaaaaactgataaaacagatacgatttttcgagacgccatctctacaacgttgACATATACTACGATGCCAATGTATGTACAGGTTAGAAAGCACGTCACCCGCGACTGTTGGCATACCTGGCGAAAAGAAGCGCGTACATGAGCTTCAAACCGTTCCTGTTCTAACCGCTTTCGCGGCAGACTGATTTGTCGTACTGTACCGACGATAATTTACGCGAACGCAATGAGGATGAGGTGCGAATACCGAATTGTAGGGATGAATGAACAGTAGATACgagtacaaattgactcaccgttcgctgcTGGTCGTTTCGTTTATCGTTCAGCTCCGTCTCGGCCGCAATTCCTCCTCACaattcgtcttgattcacacttggcacgacTCTTCGTTTTTGGCATTCTCGAAACACTCTCGGTACTCACGAGCGTTGGAAACTCGGGATATTAGGCAAAGGAGAAGATGaaaaacacgattgaacgcgacacgacttcgcatcaTACATCGTATCCGACACGATGGATGTTTCCACGAACGCCCGACACTTCACTTCACTTTCGACATTCCacggcactctcgaaacactcgttCACGTCAAACACTCGTActgaacgacgaggatgcgagtcgAAATGCGCCGCGACACGTCGCTACTACGTACCGTCCTACCTGACCGACCTGACCGACCGACTGACCGGAGTGACCGCTCGTccgtgtacagtcgtgttcattatagttgcgacactttttctgaacgcgcaactataacgagagctgagaacgtgattggttcttacttgtggagctaaccaattacgttcgccgctcgatgagcaaggctacattccaaaaatcatcgaaaaaaaagtgtcgcaactacaatgcaggcgactgtacatacatacatactgCGTAGCGACGGCAGCGCCACACGCAGCACATACACGGCTGTGCGTTGCTGTGCGTAGTCCAGCGGGCGCGTCGTGGCGcgtttcaactcgcatcctcgtcgtcccgtatagtcgtgagctaaaagataACAACACATtttttgatggtagatggtttgatgcttaattggttggatccacagg
The window above is part of the Solenopsis invicta isolate M01_SB chromosome 8, UNIL_Sinv_3.0, whole genome shotgun sequence genome. Proteins encoded here:
- the LOC105196468 gene encoding trafficking protein particle complex subunit 3, encoding MSRTGTKLDAKKVNSELFTLTYGALVAQLLQDYENVDDVNKQLERMGYNIGIRLIEDFLARTGSGRCYDFRDTAEKIQSGFKIFLGITPSITNWSPAGDEFSLCFETNPLTEFAELPDNYSNLKYCNILPGVLRGACEMVQMEVACWFVQDQLKNDNVTELRVKFVKRLEDAIPAGED